A genomic region of Xanthomonas fragariae contains the following coding sequences:
- a CDS encoding homoserine dehydrogenase: protein MSSVLPVSRRASAATVTPTPRLALLGTGTVGRAFVTRYTALQKRQLRLPRFDWLANSRIAHDCGVSAEQALQLANAAPRGQAVLQPWAETAALRAGDVLVDATASDLVADWHVEWLLRGVHVVTANKLAQGTALSRAQALQAARHASGAHYGDSATVGAGLPVLSSVRALVAGGDHIHSIEGVLSGSLAWLFHRYDGSGAFSECVREAMAVGYTEPDPRIDLSGEDVRRKLLILARAAGWQLEAEQVHVDSLVPASIARLSLVELDTQLDALDAGMDARWQQARAAGRCLRLVGRVDAHGASVGLRELALDHPLAGGSGTDNRVAISSDRYRQQPLLIQGPGAGAEVTAAALLDDVLRIVAG from the coding sequence GTGAGCAGTGTGCTGCCTGTTTCGCGCCGTGCTTCGGCGGCAACAGTGACGCCGACGCCACGCCTGGCCTTGCTTGGCACTGGCACCGTGGGCCGCGCCTTCGTGACGCGCTATACCGCGCTCCAGAAGCGCCAGCTGCGCTTGCCGCGCTTCGACTGGCTGGCCAATTCGCGTATCGCTCACGACTGTGGCGTCAGTGCAGAACAGGCGCTGCAACTGGCCAATGCCGCGCCGCGCGGCCAAGCGGTGTTGCAACCGTGGGCAGAAACCGCTGCGCTGCGTGCCGGCGATGTGCTGGTGGACGCGACCGCCAGCGACCTGGTGGCCGATTGGCACGTCGAATGGCTGTTGCGTGGTGTGCACGTGGTCACTGCCAACAAGCTGGCACAGGGCACCGCATTGTCGCGTGCGCAGGCATTGCAAGCGGCGCGTCACGCCAGTGGTGCGCACTACGGCGATAGCGCGACTGTAGGTGCTGGGCTGCCGGTGTTGAGCAGCGTGCGCGCGTTGGTGGCTGGCGGCGATCATATTCATTCGATCGAAGGTGTGTTGTCCGGATCGTTGGCGTGGTTGTTTCATCGCTACGATGGCAGTGGCGCGTTTTCCGAATGCGTGCGTGAGGCGATGGCAGTCGGTTACACCGAGCCGGACCCGCGGATCGATCTATCCGGCGAGGATGTGCGGCGCAAGTTGTTGATCCTGGCGCGTGCGGCCGGTTGGCAGCTGGAGGCCGAGCAGGTGCATGTGGATTCGCTGGTTCCGGCCAGCATCGCAAGGCTGTCGCTTGTCGAGTTGGATACACAGTTGGATGCACTGGATGCGGGCATGGATGCACGCTGGCAACAGGCACGCGCCGCAGGGCGTTGCTTACGCTTGGTCGGTCGCGTGGATGCGCATGGAGCAAGCGTCGGCCTGCGTGAGTTGGCGCTGGATCATCCGCTTGCCGGTGGCTCCGGTACCGATAACCGTGTCGCCATCAGTAGCGATCGCTATCGCCAACAGCCGTTATTGATCCAGGGGCCCGGCGCTGGCGCCGAAGTGACTGCAGCGGCGTTGCTGGATGATGTGCTGCGAATCGTTGCGGGGTGA
- a CDS encoding cytochrome b — protein sequence MSLKNVERWGGVSQTLHWLIALLILVLGIVGLTMGELPKTPKYFWVYTAHKSVGLTVLALVIVRLGWRIHAGAPPPVAGTPRWQKRIAGLTHCLLYAMLFAMPLSGWLYDSTSGLRPFRWFGLFAVPKLSPPDERLRAIAHFIHTWGFWLLSAVVLAHAGAALYHHLFQRDATLARMLPRGWLSSKP from the coding sequence ATGAGCCTGAAGAACGTCGAACGCTGGGGCGGTGTCAGCCAGACCTTGCACTGGCTGATCGCGCTGTTGATTTTGGTCCTGGGCATTGTGGGCCTGACCATGGGCGAGTTGCCCAAGACGCCGAAATATTTCTGGGTCTACACCGCACACAAATCGGTGGGCCTGACCGTGTTGGCACTGGTGATCGTACGGCTCGGCTGGCGCATCCATGCGGGTGCACCGCCGCCGGTGGCCGGCACGCCGCGCTGGCAGAAACGCATCGCCGGCCTCACCCACTGCCTGTTGTACGCAATGCTCTTCGCCATGCCACTGTCGGGCTGGTTATACGATTCCACCAGCGGCTTGCGTCCATTCCGTTGGTTCGGTCTGTTTGCGGTCCCTAAGCTCAGCCCGCCGGACGAACGATTGCGCGCGATTGCGCATTTCATCCACACGTGGGGGTTCTGGCTGTTGAGCGCCGTGGTGCTGGCGCACGCCGGTGCCGCGCTCTACCACCACCTGTTCCAGCGTGATGCCACCTTGGCCCGGATGTTGCCGCGCGGCTGGCTCTCTTCCAAACCCTAA
- a CDS encoding glutaredoxin family protein translates to MILYQRDACHLCDQAVEVLVQARAGEFSSVFIDDDAALELAYGERVPVLRDALGRELAWPFDWQRLRAWLDAAVR, encoded by the coding sequence TTGATTCTCTATCAGCGCGACGCTTGCCACCTGTGCGACCAGGCCGTGGAAGTGCTGGTGCAGGCGCGCGCAGGCGAGTTCAGCAGCGTATTTATCGATGACGATGCGGCGCTTGAACTCGCTTATGGTGAGCGCGTGCCCGTGCTGCGCGATGCGCTTGGTCGCGAGTTGGCTTGGCCGTTCGATTGGCAGCGTTTGCGAGCGTGGCTGGACGCCGCTGTGCGTTGA
- a CDS encoding alpha/beta fold hydrolase has protein sequence MRQLVCTLALAMACSPLMAQETTYGPRLEGFDYPYPVKTYAFTSQQRPLEMAYLDVAPTGKPNGHTTVLLHGKNFCAATWEQAIAALSQAGYRVIAPDQVGFCKSSKPATYQFSFAQLADNTHALLEKLGIERAVVVGHSMGGMLAIRYALMYPQATEHLALVDPIGLEDWKAEGIPWRSVDAWYDNELKTSFERIKKYQMDVYYAGQWKPEFEHWARMQAGMSLGNGRQAVAWNQALTYDMVFNQPVVYELPKLAVPTTLFIGLKDRTAIGKDTAPPEVKARVGDYAKLGKRAAQAISNVKLVEFADLGHSPQVQDPKRFNAALLKTIAQ, from the coding sequence ATGCGACAGCTTGTGTGCACTCTGGCCCTTGCCATGGCCTGCAGCCCGCTGATGGCGCAGGAAACCACCTACGGCCCGCGCCTGGAAGGCTTCGACTACCCATACCCGGTCAAGACCTACGCGTTCACCTCGCAACAGCGGCCGCTGGAAATGGCGTACCTGGATGTCGCGCCCACCGGCAAGCCCAACGGACATACCACCGTACTGCTGCATGGCAAGAATTTCTGCGCAGCCACCTGGGAACAGGCCATCGCCGCGTTGAGCCAGGCCGGCTACCGCGTCATCGCTCCGGACCAGGTGGGCTTTTGCAAATCCAGCAAGCCTGCCACCTATCAATTTTCGTTCGCGCAGCTGGCCGACAACACGCATGCATTGCTGGAAAAATTAGGCATCGAACGCGCGGTGGTGGTCGGGCATTCGATGGGCGGCATGCTCGCGATCCGTTATGCGCTGATGTACCCGCAAGCCACCGAGCATCTGGCACTGGTCGACCCGATCGGCCTGGAAGACTGGAAGGCCGAAGGCATTCCGTGGCGCAGCGTCGATGCCTGGTATGACAACGAACTGAAGACCAGCTTCGAACGGATCAAGAAATATCAAATGGATGTGTACTACGCTGGCCAATGGAAGCCAGAGTTCGAACACTGGGCGCGCATGCAGGCCGGCATGTCGCTGGGCAACGGCAGGCAGGCGGTGGCATGGAATCAGGCGCTGACCTACGACATGGTGTTCAACCAGCCGGTGGTGTACGAACTGCCCAAGCTGGCGGTGCCGACGACGCTGTTCATCGGCCTCAAGGACCGCACCGCGATCGGCAAGGACACTGCGCCCCCGGAGGTCAAGGCGCGCGTCGGCGATTATGCAAAGTTGGGCAAGCGTGCTGCTCAAGCGATTTCGAACGTGAAACTGGTCGAGTTCGCCGACCTTGGGCACTCGCCGCAGGTGCAGGATCCGAAACGCTTCAATGCCGCGTTATTGAAGACGATTGCGCAGTGA
- a CDS encoding YceI family protein, whose amino-acid sequence MTTFARLLVFPALVVTSLAASAAPVRYALDPVHTRVLFAVEHSGFSKALGTVSGSNGTLVFDPDDWAAARLDVTVPLRRADLGDAKWNDATLARNLLDAERFPDAHFVSTRVEASGQNHAKVTGNLTLRGVSRPVTLEVTLNVLKRHPLPPFRRTAGFSATATLSRAEFGIDAWKSMIGDTVELRIEAEAVREGRADDAPEPQTVPATPDAAASPES is encoded by the coding sequence ATGACAACCTTCGCCCGCCTGTTGGTGTTTCCCGCCCTGGTAGTGACCAGCCTTGCCGCTAGCGCTGCGCCGGTGCGCTACGCACTGGATCCGGTGCATACCCGAGTGTTGTTCGCAGTCGAACACTCCGGTTTTTCCAAGGCATTGGGCACCGTTTCCGGAAGTAATGGCACGTTGGTCTTCGACCCGGACGACTGGGCCGCAGCGCGCCTTGACGTCACCGTGCCGCTACGCCGCGCCGACCTGGGAGATGCCAAGTGGAACGACGCCACCTTGGCACGCAACCTACTCGACGCCGAGCGGTTTCCCGACGCGCATTTCGTCTCCACCCGCGTCGAAGCCAGCGGCCAAAACCACGCCAAAGTCACCGGTAACCTGACCCTGCGCGGGGTATCCCGCCCGGTCACCCTGGAGGTCACCCTCAATGTGCTCAAACGCCATCCGCTGCCGCCATTCCGACGCACCGCCGGCTTCTCTGCCACCGCCACACTGAGCCGTGCAGAGTTCGGGATCGATGCGTGGAAATCGATGATCGGCGACACGGTGGAACTGCGGATCGAAGCCGAAGCCGTACGCGAAGGCCGCGCCGACGACGCGCCCGAACCGCAGACAGTCCCCGCCACGCCTGACGCCGCAGCCAGCCCGGAATCGTAA
- a CDS encoding YceI family protein, translating to MSSKLFASPLLVATSLVATFAAAPVLAADYVQAPGSSLVFASKYDGEVFTGSFPRFDTTLSFDPSNLAGAKLDVRIALAGAKSGNDDRDSTLQGPDFFNVAKFATARYRADKFRALGGNQYAADGTLELRGVSRPVTLTFTWTSGAQPVLAGKAVVKRLDFGVGSGDWADTNTIPNETAISTKVVLKAK from the coding sequence ATGTCGTCCAAGTTGTTTGCCTCGCCGCTGCTAGTTGCTACCTCATTGGTTGCCACGTTCGCCGCCGCGCCGGTGCTTGCCGCCGATTACGTGCAGGCGCCCGGCTCGTCGCTGGTGTTTGCCAGCAAGTACGACGGTGAAGTGTTCACCGGCAGTTTCCCGCGCTTCGACACCACGCTGAGCTTCGATCCGAGCAACCTGGCTGGCGCCAAGCTGGATGTACGCATTGCGCTGGCCGGTGCCAAGAGCGGCAACGACGACCGCGATTCGACCCTGCAGGGGCCGGATTTCTTCAATGTCGCCAAGTTCGCCACCGCGCGTTATCGCGCTGACAAGTTTCGTGCACTCGGCGGCAACCAGTACGCCGCCGACGGTACGCTGGAGCTGCGAGGCGTCAGCAGGCCGGTCACGCTCACCTTTACCTGGACATCCGGCGCGCAGCCGGTGCTGGCCGGCAAGGCAGTGGTGAAACGGCTGGACTTCGGCGTGGGCAGCGGCGACTGGGCCGACACCAACACCATTCCCAACGAAACCGCGATCAGTACCAAGGTCGTGTTGAAGGCGAAGTAA
- the metX gene encoding homoserine O-succinyltransferase MetX encodes MNLVNTASPSTNDYAYTSVVTDDGLTAVRGDLVIALPMRYAGMREVRLRYELVGAANAPVVFVAGGISAHRHLAASALFPEKGWVDGLVGSGRALDPASRRLLAFDFLGADGTLDAPIDTADQADAIAALLDALGIARLHGYVGYSYGALVGLQLATRHAARVGTLVAVSGAHRAHPYAAAWRALQRRAVALGQLQCAENHGLALARQFAMLSYRTPEEFSERFDAPPEVINGRVRVAAEDYLDAAGARYVARTPVNAYLRLSESIDLHRIDPAQVRVPTVVVAVEGDRLVPLADLVSLVEGLSPRGSLRVLRSPYGHDAFLKEIDRIDAILTTALRITGETA; translated from the coding sequence ATGAACCTCGTGAATACAGCATCGCCGTCTACCAACGATTACGCCTATACATCCGTCGTCACTGATGACGGTTTGACTGCAGTGCGCGGCGATCTTGTCATCGCCTTGCCGATGCGGTATGCCGGCATGCGCGAGGTGCGGCTGCGCTACGAATTGGTTGGCGCGGCCAATGCGCCGGTGGTGTTCGTGGCCGGCGGTATTTCTGCGCACCGCCATCTGGCCGCCAGTGCGCTGTTTCCCGAGAAGGGCTGGGTGGACGGGCTGGTCGGCAGCGGCCGCGCACTGGATCCTGCATCGCGCCGCTTGCTGGCATTCGATTTCCTCGGCGCCGACGGCACGCTGGACGCGCCGATCGATACTGCCGACCAGGCCGATGCGATCGCCGCATTGCTGGATGCGCTGGGGATTGCGCGCTTGCATGGCTATGTCGGCTATTCGTATGGTGCCTTGGTCGGTCTGCAATTGGCCACCCGCCATGCCGCGCGCGTCGGCACCTTGGTCGCGGTGAGCGGTGCGCATCGCGCGCATCCGTATGCTGCCGCGTGGCGCGCATTGCAGCGTCGCGCGGTGGCACTGGGCCAGCTGCAGTGCGCTGAAAATCACGGGCTGGCGCTGGCGCGGCAGTTCGCCATGCTCAGCTACCGCACGCCGGAAGAATTCAGCGAGCGCTTCGACGCGCCGCCGGAAGTGATCAATGGCCGCGTGCGTGTGGCGGCCGAAGACTATCTCGACGCCGCCGGTGCGCGGTACGTGGCACGTACGCCGGTGAACGCGTATTTGCGCTTGTCCGAATCCATCGATCTGCATCGCATCGACCCGGCGCAGGTGCGCGTGCCCACCGTCGTGGTAGCGGTGGAGGGCGATCGCCTGGTGCCGCTGGCCGACTTGGTCAGCCTTGTCGAAGGCTTGAGCCCGCGCGGTAGTCTGCGCGTGTTGCGCTCGCCCTATGGCCATGACGCCTTCCTGAAAGAAATTGATCGCATTGATGCGATCCTCACTACTGCCCTTCGCATCACCGGAGAAACCGCATGA
- a CDS encoding hybrid sensor histidine kinase/response regulator, whose translation MRALVVVLVLLLGVFPCAAKIPEIPRFRIVGPSEGLPSTMVIAINQDRAGYLWLGTLDGLVRYDGAGFKTWRHDTTDPASLPCNAIQALHIDALDRIWIGCGKTLSVMDAGRSGFRHYHAADYPLMKDGEIYSIAAFDGDIWAGTTTGALVRIDAGGTMASVDLGAVEGELDQAMVMNLAADTRHRLWIGTSSGLAYYDGRRLRREYIPDEPNRQSAIFGLQWTGDRLWLGSESGLHVMRSDDRWQPLAWGTMFGNGNEFWGAVAAPDGEFWLGSGRGLWRTHGERPPVPAFSGEGPLSRRNVIGLLGAADGGLWVPMHGTGLGYLPADWKRSAVLKPAVPTGDAMYCNLAPATRSGGLWQADAEGHLLRVDPSTGDTFQTGLQSPYLKGMELVSALEDHLQRVWLGNLSFGLSRMDLRTGEFIHWPSDGPEPASALSAPDWIIEHNDTVWMAFIDMVQQRDLRSGRVLQRITQQDLHGLRDIGIQQLEQGPDGRVWVAGEGGMFAWDQASRRFVPVAGLQGTPIQAFASQSPETVWVYRATGAEQWKKTATRWARVRHVGEADGLNGFDASAMQLDPRGRVWISSLRGLWRIDPSATPARLRNIGTRDGLTSQEFIQHCLLMSGDTLIGATSDGSTVLLDTAMPDIPPFVPALQLEHVSVLRNGARVALPMDRPFQLGPGDRQLQVISRLLSYSDPLSNRYRSFLKGFDTEWQTSGNAGIREFASLPAGNYELALQGVDPLGNRSQVQTLQFSVKPPWWRSDAGIALTCMSGLLLSALLAAAYRRRVRMRAQWQLAQHKRELAEQASLAKTRFLATLGHEVRTPMTGVLGMSELLLQTPLDGRQQGYASAIQLAGKHLLRLVNDALDLARIEAGKLPLEYRDFNLRQLIRQVAGLVRPSAGQKQLAFECVLDDALPPALHGDDSRVQQILLNLLFNAIKFTERGSVHLRVSPLPQNTTQGIRVEVRDTGPGMSQEQRGRLFQRFEQAEGALTLARYGGSGLGLAICRELAAAMGGAVTVSSELGQGACFVVELPLRWVAVLPALTPTATHAPPLHDRAPLQMLLVEDDPTVAQVIVGLLQTRGHHVTHVLHGLAALAEVSTHSFDAGLCDLDLPGLDGAALVAQLRARGVRFPIVAVTARADADAEPQAMAAGCNGFLRKPVTGDLLAQALARVLADAGDTQDSATAD comes from the coding sequence ATGCGTGCGCTTGTCGTTGTGCTGGTGTTGCTGCTGGGCGTGTTTCCGTGCGCGGCGAAGATTCCGGAGATACCACGCTTTCGGATCGTGGGTCCCAGCGAAGGGCTGCCGTCGACCATGGTGATTGCCATCAACCAGGATCGTGCCGGCTACCTGTGGCTCGGCACCTTGGATGGTCTTGTGCGTTACGACGGTGCAGGATTCAAAACCTGGCGTCACGACACGACCGATCCTGCGTCGTTGCCCTGCAACGCGATCCAGGCGCTCCACATCGATGCGTTGGACAGGATCTGGATCGGGTGCGGCAAGACACTGAGCGTCATGGACGCTGGTCGCAGTGGCTTCCGGCATTACCACGCCGCTGATTATCCATTGATGAAAGACGGCGAGATCTACAGCATCGCTGCGTTCGACGGTGATATCTGGGCCGGAACCACGACCGGCGCGCTGGTTCGCATCGATGCCGGTGGGACGATGGCGTCGGTGGATCTGGGCGCGGTGGAAGGCGAGCTGGATCAGGCCATGGTCATGAACCTAGCAGCGGACACGCGGCACCGGTTGTGGATCGGAACCAGCAGCGGCCTGGCCTATTACGACGGAAGGCGCCTGCGTCGTGAGTATATTCCGGACGAACCGAACCGGCAGTCAGCTATCTTTGGTCTGCAGTGGACTGGAGACCGTCTGTGGCTGGGCAGCGAGTCCGGATTGCATGTCATGAGGTCCGATGATCGATGGCAGCCGCTCGCCTGGGGCACGATGTTCGGTAACGGCAACGAGTTCTGGGGCGCAGTGGCTGCTCCGGACGGCGAATTCTGGCTGGGGAGCGGACGCGGTCTGTGGCGCACGCATGGCGAGCGTCCGCCGGTACCTGCTTTCAGTGGCGAGGGGCCGTTGTCACGCCGAAATGTCATCGGTCTGCTGGGAGCGGCCGATGGGGGGTTGTGGGTTCCGATGCATGGCACCGGTCTCGGGTATTTGCCGGCAGATTGGAAGCGCAGTGCCGTGCTTAAACCCGCCGTGCCGACCGGGGATGCCATGTATTGCAACCTGGCGCCTGCCACACGTTCCGGTGGCTTGTGGCAGGCCGATGCGGAAGGTCATCTGTTGCGCGTCGATCCGAGCACCGGCGACACGTTTCAGACAGGTCTGCAGTCGCCGTATCTCAAGGGAATGGAGTTGGTATCGGCGCTGGAGGATCACCTGCAACGGGTGTGGCTGGGCAATTTAAGTTTTGGTCTGTCGCGGATGGATCTGCGCACCGGGGAGTTCATCCACTGGCCGTCCGATGGCCCCGAACCGGCATCGGCGCTATCGGCGCCGGATTGGATCATCGAGCATAACGATACGGTGTGGATGGCGTTCATCGACATGGTGCAGCAGCGCGATCTGCGCAGCGGCCGGGTCCTGCAGCGCATCACGCAACAAGACTTGCATGGTCTGCGCGACATCGGCATACAGCAGCTGGAGCAAGGCCCCGATGGGCGAGTCTGGGTTGCGGGTGAGGGCGGCATGTTCGCGTGGGACCAAGCATCACGCCGCTTCGTGCCGGTTGCAGGTCTCCAAGGGACGCCGATCCAGGCATTTGCAAGCCAATCACCGGAGACGGTGTGGGTGTATCGGGCCACCGGTGCAGAGCAATGGAAAAAAACCGCAACACGCTGGGCGCGTGTACGCCACGTGGGCGAAGCCGACGGGCTGAATGGGTTCGACGCGTCCGCAATGCAGCTAGACCCGCGTGGCCGGGTCTGGATTTCCAGTTTGCGTGGGCTGTGGCGGATCGACCCCTCGGCAACGCCGGCACGGTTGCGCAATATCGGCACGCGCGATGGCTTGACCAGTCAGGAGTTCATCCAGCATTGCCTGTTGATGTCGGGCGACACTTTGATTGGTGCGACCAGCGATGGCTCTACCGTCTTACTGGATACCGCGATGCCCGATATCCCACCTTTTGTTCCTGCATTGCAGTTGGAACATGTCAGCGTGCTACGCAATGGTGCACGCGTCGCGTTGCCGATGGATCGCCCGTTTCAGTTGGGACCGGGTGATCGCCAGTTGCAGGTCATCAGCCGACTACTGTCGTACAGCGATCCTCTTTCCAATCGTTATCGCAGTTTCTTGAAAGGTTTTGACACCGAATGGCAGACGTCGGGCAATGCGGGTATCCGCGAATTTGCCAGCCTGCCTGCCGGCAACTATGAGCTCGCGTTGCAGGGAGTGGATCCTCTGGGAAATCGCTCGCAGGTGCAGACGCTGCAGTTCTCGGTCAAGCCGCCATGGTGGCGCAGCGACGCGGGCATCGCTCTGACCTGCATGTCGGGATTGCTGCTCAGCGCGTTGCTTGCGGCCGCTTATCGCCGGCGTGTACGTATGCGTGCGCAGTGGCAGTTGGCGCAGCACAAGCGCGAGCTTGCAGAGCAGGCGTCGTTGGCCAAGACACGCTTTCTTGCCACCCTGGGGCACGAGGTGCGTACGCCGATGACCGGCGTACTGGGCATGAGCGAGTTGCTGTTGCAGACGCCGTTGGATGGGCGTCAGCAAGGCTACGCGAGTGCGATCCAGCTAGCGGGCAAGCATCTGCTGCGTCTGGTCAACGATGCACTGGATCTGGCCCGGATCGAGGCCGGCAAACTGCCGCTGGAGTACCGCGACTTCAATTTGCGTCAACTGATCAGACAAGTGGCCGGGCTGGTGCGCCCGAGTGCCGGGCAGAAGCAGCTGGCCTTCGAATGCGTGCTGGATGATGCATTGCCGCCGGCATTGCATGGCGATGACAGTCGGGTGCAGCAGATATTGCTTAATCTGCTCTTCAACGCGATCAAGTTTACCGAGCGCGGTAGCGTGCACTTACGCGTTTCGCCACTGCCGCAAAATACGACGCAGGGAATTCGGGTAGAGGTACGCGACACCGGCCCGGGCATGAGCCAGGAGCAGCGCGGGCGTTTGTTCCAGCGCTTCGAGCAGGCGGAGGGAGCACTTACGCTCGCGCGGTACGGGGGCAGCGGACTGGGGCTGGCGATTTGCCGCGAGCTCGCAGCGGCGATGGGCGGCGCGGTGACGGTCAGCAGTGAGTTGGGGCAGGGTGCATGTTTCGTGGTCGAACTGCCGTTGCGCTGGGTGGCTGTGTTACCGGCACTGACGCCGACTGCGACACATGCACCTCCGCTTCACGATCGGGCGCCGTTGCAGATGTTGTTGGTCGAAGACGACCCGACTGTGGCGCAGGTGATCGTGGGATTGCTACAGACGCGCGGTCATCACGTTACCCATGTTCTGCATGGTCTTGCGGCCTTGGCTGAGGTGAGTACGCACAGTTTCGATGCAGGCCTGTGCGACCTGGATCTGCCTGGTCTCGATGGCGCGGCGCTGGTGGCGCAGCTGCGCGCGCGCGGCGTGCGCTTCCCGATTGTTGCAGTGACCGCGCGTGCCGATGCCGATGCCGAACCGCAAGCGATGGCGGCTGGCTGCAATGGCTTTCTGCGTAAGCCGGTGACCGGCGATTTGCTTGCGCAAGCCTTGGCGCGGGTGCTCGCCGACGCCGGCGACACGCAGGACAGTGCGACCGCCGATTAA
- a CDS encoding O-succinylhomoserine (thiol)-lyase: protein MSFRDPTDAPCTAATAAVRAGIDRDTAYGAVTPPIVLSSNFSFDGFGNKRQYDYTRSGNPTRDLLGEALAELEGGAGGVITSTGMGAINLVLNALLQPGDTLVVPHDAYGGSWRLFNALAKKGHFALITADLTDPRSLADALAHSPKLVLIETPSNPLLRITDLRFVIEAANKVGALTVVDNTFLSPALQKPLEFGADLVLHSTTKYINGHSDVVGGAVVARDPELHQQLVWWANALGLTGSPFDAFLTLRGLRTLDARLRVHQENADAIAQLLDVHAVVNQVYFPGLVAHPGHALAARQQKGFGAMMSFELEGGEAAVRAFVDGLRYFTLAESLGGVESLIAHPASMTHAAMTAEARAEAGISDGLLRLSIGIESAEDLLIDLRAGLARAQATLTTATRKQVDA from the coding sequence ATGAGCTTTCGTGACCCCACCGACGCCCCTTGTACTGCTGCCACTGCCGCCGTCCGCGCCGGTATCGATCGCGATACCGCCTATGGTGCGGTGACACCGCCGATCGTGCTGTCGTCGAACTTCTCCTTCGATGGCTTCGGCAACAAGCGCCAGTACGATTACACCCGCAGCGGCAATCCCACCCGCGATCTGCTCGGCGAAGCGCTGGCCGAGCTGGAAGGCGGCGCGGGCGGTGTGATCACCTCCACTGGCATGGGCGCGATCAACCTGGTGCTCAATGCGCTGCTGCAGCCCGGCGATACACTGGTGGTGCCACACGATGCATACGGCGGCAGCTGGCGCTTGTTCAATGCGCTGGCGAAGAAGGGCCACTTCGCACTGATCACCGCCGACCTCACCGACCCGCGCTCGCTGGCCGATGCGTTGGCGCATTCACCCAAGCTGGTGCTGATCGAGACGCCGTCCAATCCCTTGCTTCGCATCACCGATCTACGTTTCGTCATCGAAGCTGCGAACAAGGTTGGTGCGTTGACGGTGGTAGACAACACGTTCCTGTCGCCGGCACTGCAAAAGCCGTTGGAATTCGGCGCCGATCTGGTGCTGCATTCCACTACCAAGTACATCAATGGCCACAGCGATGTGGTGGGCGGTGCGGTGGTTGCGCGTGACCCTGAGTTGCATCAGCAACTGGTGTGGTGGGCCAATGCGCTGGGCCTGACCGGCTCGCCGTTCGATGCATTTCTGACCTTGCGCGGTCTGCGCACGCTGGATGCACGTCTGCGCGTGCATCAGGAAAACGCCGACGCAATTGCCCAATTGCTGGACGTGCATGCGGTGGTCAATCAAGTGTATTTCCCGGGTCTTGTGGCGCATCCGGGGCATGCATTGGCCGCGCGCCAGCAGAAGGGTTTTGGCGCGATGATGAGTTTTGAACTGGAAGGTGGCGAAGCTGCTGTGCGCGCGTTCGTCGACGGCTTGCGCTATTTCACCCTGGCAGAATCGCTGGGCGGTGTGGAAAGCCTGATCGCTCATCCGGCATCGATGACGCATGCAGCGATGACCGCTGAAGCACGCGCTGAAGCCGGGATTTCCGATGGTTTGCTGCGGTTGTCGATCGGTATCGAATCGGCCGAAGACCTGCTGATCGATCTGCGCGCCGGGCTGGCACGCGCCCAGGCGACCCTGACCACCGCAACCCGCAAACAGGTCGACGCGTGA